One region of Limnospira fusiformis SAG 85.79 genomic DNA includes:
- a CDS encoding TIGR03960 family B12-binding radical SAM protein encodes MAVSVKELITPEINQPARYLGNELGAKHKPWESAAVRWSLTYPEIYEVGASNLGHIILYNIINTQPRQLCDRAYLPAADLITKLRETQTPLFAVESRRPLREFDILGFSLSYELGATNILEMLDLAQIPLTWKQRQNRDGQTPLGEIPLIFAGGQTATSNPEPYADFFDFIALGDGEELLPEIGLVIEEGKAAGLTREQLLLDLAQVPGVYVPQFYDMAGDGSIHPNHQEVPTRIIRRVATPMPAYSITMVPFVQTVHDRLALEVRRGCTRGCRFCQPGMLTRPARDVEPEAVVEAIAKGMKATGYNEFSLLSLSCSDYLSLPAVGMEIKNRLRDSNVSLSLPSQRVDRFDENIANIIGGTRSSGLTFAPEAGTQRMRDVINKGLTNEELLRGVKTAYDQGWDKIKLYFMIGLPGETDTDVLGIAETVRWLLRECREHRRRPLSINLTISNFTPKPHTPFQWHSVSTKEFQRKQQLLKAEFHRLKGVKANFTDVRISAMEDFIGRGDRRLGPVVQRAWELGAGMDAWWESLDRAFAAWTQAIEESGLGWKYRQVEAGEWNLMENAIAEDSQDHSHREQLLDQPLPWDHINTGIDKNWLKQDLQKAIEAATVPDCSFAACSHCGVCGPELGHNVVFTPPPIPEFAGHFVPPSQRVQRVRVWFGKLGDMALVGHLDLMKVFDRAVRRAELPISFTGGYHPGPRISPGNALPLGTTSTGEIADFDLAETMDIQTFQQQLSASLPDNLPIYRVAEVDVNSPAIAETIEHATYIIHLQATDETITPNHWAGWVQAVLNSSEILWEKTTKSGRIRIINLREQLLQLEAIVKETVKIPLWELDQPPQNATLLRYLGTCRNDGTQLRPEQVVYMLEQVSGQELQLISIHREHLALRAEVTGAADLGYNDLICTKPDSP; translated from the coding sequence GTGGCAGTTTCAGTCAAAGAATTAATCACACCAGAAATTAACCAACCAGCGCGATATTTAGGTAACGAATTAGGGGCGAAACACAAACCCTGGGAATCAGCGGCAGTGCGCTGGTCTCTCACCTATCCAGAAATCTATGAGGTAGGAGCCTCGAACCTGGGGCATATAATCCTCTATAATATCATCAATACCCAGCCCCGACAATTATGCGATCGCGCCTATTTACCGGCGGCGGATCTGATCACAAAACTGCGAGAGACGCAAACCCCGTTATTTGCGGTAGAGTCCCGCCGTCCTCTGAGGGAATTTGATATTCTGGGGTTTAGTCTCAGCTACGAACTAGGGGCCACGAACATTCTAGAAATGCTGGATCTTGCCCAAATTCCCCTAACCTGGAAACAAAGGCAGAATCGGGATGGACAAACCCCCCTAGGAGAAATACCGCTAATCTTCGCGGGAGGTCAAACGGCGACATCGAACCCGGAACCCTACGCGGACTTTTTCGATTTTATCGCCCTGGGGGACGGAGAGGAACTCCTCCCGGAAATAGGTTTAGTGATAGAAGAAGGGAAAGCGGCAGGGTTAACCCGGGAACAACTGCTGTTAGACCTAGCCCAAGTGCCTGGGGTATACGTTCCCCAATTCTATGATATGGCAGGGGATGGGTCAATTCATCCCAACCATCAGGAAGTACCCACAAGGATTATCCGCCGGGTGGCGACTCCGATGCCAGCCTATTCGATTACAATGGTTCCATTCGTGCAAACAGTTCACGATCGCCTAGCCTTGGAAGTGAGACGAGGTTGCACCCGTGGCTGTCGTTTCTGTCAACCGGGAATGTTAACCCGTCCGGCTAGAGACGTGGAACCGGAAGCGGTGGTAGAGGCGATCGCCAAAGGGATGAAAGCAACGGGATATAATGAATTTTCCCTATTATCCCTAAGCTGTTCAGACTACCTATCATTACCCGCAGTGGGAATGGAAATCAAAAACCGTCTGCGCGACAGTAACGTATCCCTATCCCTACCCAGTCAACGAGTCGATCGCTTTGATGAAAACATTGCCAACATCATCGGCGGGACCCGCAGCAGTGGCCTGACCTTTGCACCAGAAGCGGGGACCCAAAGAATGCGGGATGTCATCAATAAAGGACTCACCAATGAGGAATTGTTACGAGGAGTAAAAACCGCCTACGACCAAGGTTGGGATAAAATCAAACTATACTTTATGATCGGCTTGCCGGGAGAAACGGATACTGATGTCCTAGGTATCGCCGAAACAGTCCGCTGGTTGCTGCGCGAATGTCGGGAACACCGCCGCCGACCCCTGAGCATTAACCTGACCATTTCCAATTTTACCCCCAAACCCCATACACCCTTTCAATGGCACAGCGTATCAACCAAAGAATTTCAACGCAAACAGCAATTGCTAAAAGCTGAATTTCACCGCCTCAAAGGCGTTAAAGCCAACTTTACCGACGTGCGGATATCGGCTATGGAAGACTTTATCGGTAGAGGCGATCGCCGACTAGGGCCGGTAGTCCAACGTGCTTGGGAACTAGGGGCCGGAATGGATGCCTGGTGGGAAAGCCTAGATCGTGCCTTCGCCGCCTGGACCCAAGCCATAGAGGAGTCGGGGTTAGGCTGGAAATATCGGCAAGTAGAAGCGGGGGAATGGAACCTCATGGAAAATGCGATCGCGGAGGACAGCCAGGACCACAGCCACCGTGAACAACTACTAGACCAACCTCTACCTTGGGACCATATCAACACCGGAATAGACAAAAACTGGCTGAAACAAGACCTACAAAAGGCGATCGAAGCGGCCACAGTTCCCGACTGTTCTTTCGCCGCCTGCTCCCATTGTGGGGTATGTGGTCCAGAGTTAGGCCATAACGTAGTATTTACACCCCCACCCATTCCCGAATTTGCTGGTCATTTTGTCCCGCCTTCCCAACGAGTCCAACGGGTGCGAGTCTGGTTTGGCAAATTGGGAGACATGGCATTAGTCGGACATCTTGACCTGATGAAAGTTTTTGATCGGGCTGTCAGACGCGCAGAATTGCCCATATCCTTCACCGGAGGCTATCATCCAGGCCCCCGTATATCCCCGGGAAATGCACTGCCTTTGGGGACCACTAGCACCGGGGAAATTGCGGATTTTGACCTGGCGGAGACTATGGATATACAAACCTTTCAACAGCAACTATCCGCCTCTCTCCCCGACAACTTACCCATTTATCGGGTCGCAGAAGTGGACGTTAACTCGCCGGCGATCGCCGAAACCATAGAACACGCTACCTATATCATCCATTTACAAGCCACAGATGAGACTATTACCCCGAATCATTGGGCCGGTTGGGTGCAGGCTGTACTCAACAGTTCAGAAATCTTGTGGGAAAAAACTACGAAATCGGGTAGAATCAGAATTATTAACCTGCGTGAGCAGTTGTTACAACTAGAGGCGATCGTAAAAGAAACAGTCAAAATTCCACTATGGGAATTAGACCAACCACCCCAAAACGCTACCCTATTGCGTTATTTGGGAACCTGTCGCAATGATGGAACTCAACTGCGACCAGAACAAGTGGTTTATATGCTAGAACAAGTTAGCGGCCAGGAATTGCAACTAATTTCCATCCACCGAGAACATCTAGCGCTACGCGCCGAGGTTACAGGTGCGGCTGATTTGGGGTATAATGATCTAATCTGTACAAAACCTGATTCACCCTAA
- a CDS encoding Rne/Rng family ribonuclease, which produces MSKQIIIAEQHRIAAVFSEDEIQELVVATGNQQVSDIYLGIVENVLPGIDAAFVNIGDPERNGFIHVSDLGPLRLKRSSGSITELLMPQQKVLVQVMKEPTGTKGPRLTGNITLPGRYLVLMPFGRGVNLSRRIRLETERNRLRALAILIKPSGMGLLVRTEAEGMAEDAILEDLEALQKQWEEIQQEATSTRPPALLNRDNDFIQRVLRDMYSTEVNRIVVDSADGIRRVKQHLVNWSVGKTPQGVLIDHHRERIPILEYFRVNAAIREALRPRVDLPSGGYIIIEPTEALTVIDVNSGSFTRSATSRETVLWTNCEAATEIARQLRLRNIAGVIIVDFIDMDSRRDQLQVLEHFNKVLKADKSRPQIAQLSELGLVELTRKRQGQNIYELFGRSCPTCNGLGHLIHLPGESAADSAEASERFMVSPKSLSNPPGFDTGTRTALGQETRRVQTLSSASSTEPLMRDDSEMVSGELDTGGNFPELELLNHPSYQDIGGGSNIRRRRRRRIGDIEPLVKGEEGNRSIRVNSANTYNDTTRTEANTDVLLNDRQELTERFPKSVKSDSIKAIPEPPEVVAVEMTGDEQDVYALMGISPLVLSNQSVKNARNAIVTVRLPGDTPLPLSTILEEETDTTLSSSSAPTISIPQSVQVPPTANLISQDDQNLVSDDVEDTTDDSQESPEIPEPGELLDVSDLTDNSQLPDPNDELEDSDYIYVSEDSENLDLETSPEDTPVIRRRRRRSSAVPE; this is translated from the coding sequence ATGTCCAAGCAAATTATTATTGCAGAGCAGCATAGGATCGCTGCAGTTTTTTCTGAAGACGAGATTCAAGAACTTGTGGTGGCAACCGGAAACCAACAAGTTAGTGATATTTATTTAGGAATTGTTGAAAATGTCCTGCCCGGAATAGACGCGGCTTTTGTCAATATTGGCGACCCCGAACGCAACGGGTTTATTCATGTTTCCGATTTGGGACCGCTAAGATTAAAGCGATCGTCCGGTTCCATTACCGAACTATTGATGCCTCAACAAAAGGTTCTTGTCCAAGTGATGAAAGAACCCACCGGCACCAAAGGACCAAGATTGACAGGGAATATTACCCTACCAGGACGCTATCTCGTCTTAATGCCATTTGGCCGAGGTGTAAATCTGTCTCGCCGTATCCGCCTTGAGACAGAACGCAATCGCCTTAGAGCCTTGGCTATTTTAATTAAACCCTCTGGTATGGGTTTATTAGTCCGAACTGAAGCCGAAGGTATGGCAGAAGATGCCATTTTGGAAGATTTAGAAGCCTTACAAAAACAGTGGGAAGAAATCCAACAAGAGGCCACCTCGACCCGACCTCCCGCACTGCTGAATCGAGATAATGATTTTATTCAACGGGTGCTAAGAGATATGTATAGCACCGAAGTTAATCGCATTGTGGTGGATTCCGCTGATGGCATTAGACGAGTTAAACAGCATTTGGTCAATTGGAGTGTTGGTAAAACTCCCCAAGGAGTCTTGATTGACCACCACCGAGAACGTATCCCTATCCTTGAATATTTCCGCGTTAATGCTGCTATTCGAGAAGCACTACGCCCGAGAGTAGATTTGCCCTCTGGAGGATACATTATCATTGAACCAACAGAAGCCTTGACCGTGATTGATGTCAACTCCGGTTCCTTTACCCGCTCGGCAACTTCTAGGGAAACTGTCCTCTGGACTAACTGTGAAGCGGCTACCGAAATCGCCCGTCAACTGCGCCTACGCAATATCGCTGGGGTGATTATTGTTGACTTTATTGATATGGACTCCCGCAGAGATCAGCTACAAGTCCTTGAACACTTTAATAAGGTCTTGAAAGCAGATAAGTCTAGACCACAAATTGCTCAATTGTCTGAGTTGGGTTTGGTTGAGTTGACCAGAAAACGCCAAGGACAAAATATTTATGAGTTGTTTGGCCGTAGTTGTCCCACTTGTAACGGCTTGGGACATCTGATTCACCTCCCCGGAGAGTCAGCAGCCGATAGCGCTGAAGCCTCTGAACGATTCATGGTTAGCCCCAAATCACTATCTAACCCCCCTGGTTTTGATACCGGAACTCGCACCGCACTAGGACAGGAAACTCGCCGAGTTCAAACCTTATCTTCTGCATCATCTACCGAACCTCTTATGCGCGATGATTCGGAAATGGTTTCTGGTGAACTTGATACAGGAGGTAATTTCCCAGAGTTGGAGTTGCTTAATCATCCCAGTTATCAAGACATTGGCGGTGGTAGCAATATCCGCCGCCGCCGCCGCCGTCGTATTGGTGATATTGAACCCTTAGTCAAGGGGGAAGAGGGAAATCGTTCTATCCGCGTTAACTCCGCTAATACCTATAATGACACGACTAGGACGGAAGCTAATACCGATGTTCTCTTGAACGATCGCCAAGAACTTACGGAACGATTTCCTAAGTCGGTTAAGTCTGATTCTATCAAGGCTATCCCAGAACCTCCAGAAGTGGTGGCGGTGGAAATGACCGGGGATGAACAAGATGTTTATGCCCTCATGGGGATTTCTCCCTTGGTACTCTCTAATCAGTCGGTCAAAAATGCTAGAAATGCGATCGTAACAGTTCGTTTACCAGGTGATACGCCTTTACCTCTGTCTACTATTTTGGAGGAGGAAACTGACACTACCCTCTCCTCCTCCTCTGCGCCGACTATCTCAATTCCTCAAAGCGTACAAGTCCCTCCGACTGCAAATCTGATCTCTCAAGATGACCAAAACCTGGTTTCTGATGATGTAGAAGATACCACTGACGATTCTCAAGAGTCCCCGGAAATCCCAGAGCCTGGGGAACTACTAGATGTTAGTGATTTAACAGATAACAGCCAACTACCAGATCCTAATGATGAACTCGAAGATTCTGATTATATTTATGTCTCGGAAGATTCCGAAAACTTGGACCTAGAGACATCGCCTGAAGACACACCCGTTATTCGCCGCCGCCGTCGCCGTTCTTCGGCGGTTCCTGAGTGA
- a CDS encoding LL-diaminopimelate aminotransferase: MQFAKRLEKIPPYLFAEIDRRRIELVAQGVDIINIGVGDPDQPTLDHIRVAMHDAIEDPSNHNYPPYRGMIEYREAAIAWMSRRFGVNGLNPETEIISSVGSKEAIHNTALAFVEAGDIVLIPDPGYPVYRTSTLFAGGEPYYVPLQPENGFLPDLQAIPEEIARRAKLFWVNYPNNPTGAIATLQDFSTMVDFCQKFDILLCHDNAYSEVCYEGYRAPSVLEVPGAKDIAIEFHSLSKSYNMTGWRIGFVVGNEIGIKGLSQVKTNVDSGVFKAIQKAAIAAYLTSESDRQKLNDIYQHRRDLVISGLRSLRWKIEPPKATLYIWVPVPSNYTSTEFAKLLLEKCGVLVPPGNGYGAAGEGFIRMALTNKESRIQEAIDRMRNAGITYQ; encoded by the coding sequence ATGCAGTTTGCTAAACGTTTAGAAAAAATCCCCCCCTACCTGTTTGCTGAAATTGACCGGAGACGCATAGAACTGGTTGCTCAAGGGGTAGATATAATTAATATTGGAGTGGGTGATCCTGACCAGCCCACTTTGGATCATATCAGGGTGGCTATGCACGATGCCATTGAAGACCCCTCCAACCACAACTATCCGCCCTATCGGGGTATGATAGAATACCGGGAGGCGGCGATCGCTTGGATGTCTCGTCGCTTTGGGGTGAATGGCTTAAACCCAGAAACCGAGATCATCTCCTCTGTCGGTTCTAAGGAAGCTATCCACAACACAGCCTTAGCTTTTGTGGAAGCTGGGGATATTGTCTTAATCCCCGATCCTGGTTATCCAGTCTATCGCACTTCTACCCTCTTCGCCGGGGGAGAGCCTTACTATGTTCCCCTACAGCCCGAAAATGGCTTTTTACCCGATTTACAAGCAATTCCAGAGGAGATAGCTAGGCGGGCTAAATTATTTTGGGTAAACTACCCGAACAATCCCACCGGTGCGATCGCCACCTTACAAGACTTTAGCACCATGGTAGATTTTTGTCAAAAGTTCGACATTCTACTATGCCATGATAACGCCTATTCCGAGGTTTGTTATGAAGGTTATCGAGCGCCCAGTGTCCTAGAGGTTCCCGGTGCCAAAGATATTGCTATTGAGTTTCATAGCCTGTCTAAATCCTATAATATGACCGGGTGGCGCATTGGGTTTGTCGTCGGTAATGAAATCGGGATTAAGGGATTAAGCCAAGTTAAAACTAATGTGGATTCTGGTGTATTTAAAGCTATTCAAAAAGCCGCGATCGCTGCTTATTTAACCTCAGAGTCAGACCGTCAAAAGCTGAATGATATTTATCAACATCGCCGCGATTTAGTGATTTCAGGATTGCGTTCTCTCCGTTGGAAAATTGAACCCCCCAAAGCCACATTATATATTTGGGTCCCGGTTCCCAGCAATTACACTTCCACAGAATTTGCCAAATTGCTATTAGAGAAATGCGGCGTGCTTGTCCCCCCTGGCAACGGTTATGGCGCGGCGGGAGAAGGTTTTATCCGCATGGCTTTAACTAACAAAGAAAGCCGCATTCAAGAAGCCATAGACAGAATGCGAAATGCGGGGATAACTTATCAGTAA